The genomic DNA CTTCAGGTgttaaacacctttttgcctacagtCCAGGGTCTCTCTCTTCAGATCCCTCTCTGTagcagttagctaaacccttttagcaactctgtggcatacacaatgtttccatccgctagcccctcctgagtgaaaccccaagacacaaactaacaccctgcaagacagttttgtcttttccctgggTTTCCCCTCCTCGTGAGCAGTTATATCCTGCTGGACCCAATAATCGAcaacgactgacttatagcaacaaaaactagtctttattttttaaatagcataacggtttcagtaaatcAATAGTTTAAACGTaatttcataacagcataaaaggttttctattcagtataacatactaaaccttcgacctagcctaacctacccaccactatcctggcctcTCACCCTCTCTCcatcagtcaccactcactccccccttctctcccctcctaaccaactgccgctccctccaccTCCTGCGAGCGAGCTGCCATTCACACAGATTGAATtttaactcctaacacgctggggtttctgaccatatcCAGCcttagggcagatccgttacaatAGCATATCAAATTTCTGCctctagttgtttttttttttataagaatttattgacctttttcttataacaacatatacccacacccacacctacaattaaacaaatacaaaacaaatacattgataaaacaaatacaaacagtgtcaagttttcttgttgcatcttttctttaaaaagaaaatttctatttccatatcttgaccattgacttcccctgccctttctccttcgagttcatatccttaatctattttataaccatttctcctgaaattcaaattcaattatatagttacacacaattatatattcaacatttaactaacaatgcatcatcgtagtaatatctcatcataattcttcttccattgaaatcttcgccaatcatttatatcatatctatctcttctatcctttaaactgctgctaataacatagtaactcaaaatatctcctttcatattcaaacaaaaaataaaacagaaagattgttgacagtattcaccctccgatttcaaaattccatgacaggctacttcaaattttacttagtgtttcaccccacaccccctctgtccattattcttctcctggtggcctcaacactgaatttccctgtggcttccctctccaagcgtccacagatccaggcacagtccaaaactctccttgccacgagctccaggatgtccatctcgtcgtctctcagcttctccggttctttgtagcattccttttcttcttgtaaaaaccataattctctgtccctggcccccgagctcacacctcggggactggatataacaaatcttaccgtcgccttgggactgccacccccaaaaggcgagtttcttctccgaagtagctcactcatttctctccatcttcccagacatcctctcagctctttggcaagactttcttccaaagtgttaaaagttttaaaagcctcctctgtgggcaattggttctctttcagacccccacacaagactttgactttcctgtacagcagttccaccttcaaagcagtgagcctctgttcgtccgttagtccagagttcagtaccagttcaaggacgaagcccagcatactggtagagggggaggaagtgggtatcaaatttctactcctgcctctctgttcatcgccattttcctaaactggagcgcagataccgcaactttaaatggagatattttccactaatttacttcccaagaaaaaagtttgccagtctcatgtatcaattttaagcacattgtagcagtcctgtagcagcagttgctcaaattggttagcttctttaactcgaagggaagaaggcaggctgcctttctccttccccccggatcgttccaaaagctcgatttctggtcaaattagttactcacgaccaccgggttcctttggctccattcttcaaaggtagaactaagacgctcaccgcgggctttgtcgccgcatttgcatcccggttggggcatatccccgtaagcccggctccgttgtcccttcacccccactccccctttacagggggggcaagggaagggttcggagcctccgtgggcgcagccggggagcccagggtgcgggacgctcttcccgcaccccaaccggagccccgctttgcggttgcggggctcctaacccccgggatggatcgggcgcctcgcagccgaagcagccccgaccacccgctatggcgtcgccagccggaagtccaaaTTTCTGCCTCTAGTTGATACATGGCAAGCTAAGTATGTATTGTAACTTTATGGATATTCAGTTAAGCTTCTTCTTTATATTAAAATAGGCTTTATAATCTTGTCTCTTTCGGGTTAATTTAAAATGCTAAAACTATACACCATGAattattatatttgtttttaCAGCAATATGTTTGGTTTAATATTGGAAGTGTGGACACATTTGAGCGAAACTTGGAAACTGCACAGCTTGAGATGGGGATAGAAGGGGAGAACCGGATACCTGTAGTGTATGCAGCAGAGAGTGATGGGTAAGTGTTTTAAATGATTGGAATTGTAATGGAATATATGATATTACCTTTTAAAACTGGCTTGCTGACAAGCCAGTCTCTGGTTGCGCTTGTCAGTAATCCCTATCATCCACCATGCTCAAAATTATTTGGCATATGCATGGGGGAAGAAGTAGGGTTTTCTCTCATCTGCACTAGGCTATGGGAATGCCAAAGAAAGTTGGGGcgagaacacagccctgtttcacactGCTCTTTATAGGGAAGGAGTCCAAGGATGAGCTTTCATACTGGATGGTGCCATGCATGTTCTCATGGAAGGACACTATCTTGTAAAGCTTAGGTGAACATCCTACCTTGTTGAGATGGGAGTCTGTTCAGCCTGGCATTTCTCCGCACCTAAACATAAGTGCAACAGGTCCTTACCtgagagatgttgtttgcagatgacacagcactcagaggaagctctacagagactcgTCAACCATCTTGCCCAAGCCTGCAAAGAGTTTGGCCTTAGTATCAGCCTGATGGGGATGAGCATCCTGAGCCATTATCAGCATTCCacgcatcagcattggtgaccacacacttgggtccaccataaccagcaatctCTCCATTGACGCTGAGCTGGAAAAGTGAATCAGCAAGGCAGCTCCAACAATGGCTTTTCACTCCAAAGGGTATGGGAGGATGTGATGCTAATActaagatgaaggtctaccaggcttgcgcATTGAGGATTCTGCTTCATGGTAGTGAGACTTGGGCAACTTACACCTGCCAGGAATAACACTTCAATGCCTTCCACATAGACTGTGTCAGGAGGATTTTGGGTACCACATGGCACGACAGAGTCTCCCAAGCCCATGTTCCCACAATGTTCAGACTCCTGTCTCTGTGACTTCTACATAGTCTTGGTCCtgttcacagaatggaagatggcagaatccccaaggatgtgctctgtgGGGAGCTGGCATCAGGCCCATTTGCAGACCAACTCTGTATTTCATATATGTCTGCAAATGAGActtgaaggctggcaacatcaaccccgccatgtggcaatcccttgcagacgattacagtgcctggagacaggcagtcaagccATGCCTCTACAGCATTGACTAGAGGAGGAGCGACAGTTGGGACAAAGGCAGAGAGAAAAAGTGCCatagtgcatctgcagcagaacaatcagacaccttcatctgccccagctgcagcaaaacatgtctctcccatatcggtttctacaaccacagcaggtgctgcaactctCCCAAGGGTTTTTCATCTCCAAAAGTGCACTCCTCCATTTTCTCCtgagatagatggatgccaactaaTGGGGAATGTAAGAAAGAGATAAAGTTAGCCTGATAAAGGAATTCCTTAGCTTTAGTGCACATTTGTATTATGAATCAGAAAGGTGCTATGAACTGTGTATGATTTGTTGTAGCCCAGCATATTTTAACTAAAATTGCACCTTATTGAGCAAAGTTGTTCATAATGTGCAAATGAAATTGCTCTTACgtgtctcctccccaccccatatttTGTTATTAAACAATctatactaataaagtgcaagtgtctctgcatccagtccctgtgtctgtgggattgcactactgcgcatgtgccccacggacagccgttgggacttggaacgcagagacttcgggcggccgggcaaaactgttgaagcggcgggtgtgcgtggGCATGCGGCGGGTGCGCGTTCacgtggacgtacttctaagcggcagcggccgttacaagtggcggcggacaagcagtctgttttttaaaatgtttcaccacatgttctagcgcccgttaatttaacgggtttaaagcactagtgaATTAATAACTCCCAACTTCTATTTTTAGTTCCTTTCTTCTGAGTATGTTGCCAACGGTCCTTATAGTTGGCTTTCTGCTCTACACGTTAAGAAGAGGACCTTCTGGAATGGGCCGAACAGGACGGGGAATGGGAGGACTCTTCAGTGTGGGTGAAACAACAGCCAAAGTCTTGAAGGATGAAATAGATGTGAAGTTCAAAGATGTAGCTGGCTGTGAGGAGGCTAAATTAGAAATAATGGAGTTTGTCAACTTTCTGAAAAACCCAAAACAGTATGAGAATCTTGGAGCAAAGATCCCAAAGGTAAGGAGTTTCAAGAATAAAAACATTATTGTGCCAACTTCATTACTTTATTGAGCTCTTTTAGCTggagatgattttttttaaatttagcgACAATTTACATTCTTCCTATACTGTATTCTGACCTAacatcagaatttaaaaaaatatgaccACAAGAATAAAAGCCTTTGATTAGTTTGTGGAATCATAAGAACTCATTTCACATAGCCTCTGAATCTTCCTTTAGTGACATTATGAAATTCTCTTGGTCTCGATGCTTTCCTTTCAGTAAAATGAGGACACTGTTCTTTCTTACTCAGATTTACCTGCAAGCAAATACTATTTGtccaatttgatttttttttaaatctgaattaGCATAGAGTAAAAaatttcccagctcctgctcacctagcagtttgaaagcacgtcaaagtgcaagtagataaataggtactgctctggcaggaaggtaaacggcatttccatgcgctgctctgtttcgccagaagtggcttagtcatgctggccacatgacccggaagctgtacaccggctccctcggccaataaagcaagatgagcgctgcaaccccagagtcgtccgcgactggacctaacggtcaggggtacctttacctttacctatcttttCCTCATGGATCTTAATAAATAGTGGGTGAATCTTGTGAAGACTTATTCAATTGACCATCTTGTGTGATCATGATCAAATATTGGTTACTTTAGCTATATTGCAGTTTGCACTCCCGTTCAAAATACAGTTATGTGAAATTCAAATTACCTTTTCAAGCACTAGAACATTTCAGGAAAAAGAGAAAATTTTGAGTTATTTGTGGAACTAGGACACATGTTATACTTGCCTGAAACAGAGTTCTAAATATATTAACTCATTTGGAGAAAAATTATGGTGACTATTTgcactgcttttatttcttagTAATATTTACCCTTTCTCACACTTTACAGGGAGCTATTTTGACAGGACCTCCAGGCACAGGGAAAACTCTTCTAGCAAAAGCAACAGCCGGAGAAGCCAATGTCCCTTTCATTACAGTCAATGGGTCTGAGTTCTTAGAGATGTTTGTCGGCGTGGGTCCTGCTAGAGTAAGTCTTTGGCCTTGCTCTGTTATTGCAGTGTCGGTTGTTAAAAGGACACAGTCAAGGTTGGTAGGCTAAAAGCTTGATAATTCACTAAATTTCAGTAATGATCAAGATAGCTATTCATCTTAAATAGCTGGCTGCAAGCTATTTTAATTAATAACACTGATATATCACTCAGTTTCTAGGAAATCTTACTGCTTCAGAGCTGTAGCCCTCTGACTGCATTTTGccactctcttcttctttttactaacAGTTGATAAGGACAAGTGTATGGTATTCTAAACTTGATGGCTGTTGCAGGAAGACTAGATTTATTATCAGTGTACACAAAGGTTCTTCACGCTTCTCTACGGAGTTATGTAGGAAATTTGTGCTATTTTAAGTGATCCCGGCTCTGAGAGAGAGATGCAATTTTAACCAAGGTCTCCTTCATCCAAGTCTAGCTCTTATACTTTGGACACTGCTGGCTCTTCCAGCATAAAGCATTTGTTTCAAGTACCTATGTAGAAATAAAAACATTGGGCGAAATTCATTGTTCACTAAGTCTCATTCTGTCAGTGcagggatttctgcttgtgcaacagaatgtcCTCCTCCTGTGCACCTCCAAATTTGTTCTAAGGGTTTCCCTaatcccctggagcagatttggggagggcacacagtggggggggggagtcccattgcacaagtagaaATCCTTGCGCTGACAGGATGTAGTATTCAAAAACCACTCATGGTTCTAAACACTTTTCCAGAGTTTGATTTCTACAGCTTttaaattacagtcataccttggaagtcgaacggaatctgttccggaagtctgttcgacttccaaaacattcggaaaccaaagtgcagcttctgattggctgcaggaaggtcctgcagaagccccgtcggacgttcagcttccaaaaatattttgcaaaccgaaacagtcacttccgggtttgcagtgttcaggagccaaaacatttgagaactaaacTGTTCGAAAACAAAGGTACAAGTGTAAAAGCATTCAATTTATTTCATAAcctaacacaggcttcctcaaccttggccctccaggtgtttttggcttacaactcccatgatccctagctagccagaccagtggtcagggatgatgggaagtgtagtctcaaaacatttggagggctgaggttgaggaagcatgATCTAACATGTTAGCTGCAATATAATCTTCTTGATAGACGGACAAATGAGTCTAATGTTGTATACCTATTTCAATGCATGAATACTATCTCTTGTATTCTGTAGTGTTGATGGACAACTAGCTGTGTGGCATTGCATAATTTTGaaagtaccttctttctcttgcaAAGGTTCGTGATTTATTTGTTCTGGCTCGTAAAAATGCCCCTTGCATTCTCTTCATTGACGAAATAGATGCagtgggaaggaagagaggaCGGGGTAACTTTGGAGGGCAGAGTGAACAAGAAAACACATTGAATCAGCTGCTAGTAGAAATGGATGGTAACTATTTCGTTTCTTAAACTTTTATGATTCCTACTGCCACTTACATATAGAGTAACACTTCATTCTTAAACAAATTACCTGGAAACAGCTCCTACTGGTATGAAACATGCTGCATGGGGACACAACCAAACATTGTTATGAAAACCTATGTCAAAATTCATCTGGCTGTTAAAAAGCAGTAGGGAATGTAGGCTTCgccaccctggtgccctccacaaaATACATACCAATTAATAAACGAAAACCAATAACCTCCTTTAGTAATAACACATTTGAAGATGAAAATGTTGTAATTTTTTGTTAGTAAGCAAAAAAAGGTAGAATAATATCTATTAGTCACAAGCTGATTatgcccattgaaataaatggattcaACTTGTTGATAGATTTCAGTGGCCTATTCACAGTATGACTGACATTGGATATAACCTAGACTTCATAATCTTTTTTAGGAagagtgggttgttgttttttcatgatACTGAATGAACATAGCAGAAAGCATCtttctgttctttttgttttgtaaccttaTTGCTAATTGTATGGGATTGTACATTAAGGTTTGTATCCAACTCTGCCAGTGTGCAAGTGAAACAGActttgcacaatgggacttctccTCACTCCAGCCCCCTTGGCACACTCAGATCTGCTCAAGATGGTTGAAGGACATAACCCATAATCTCTGTGGGTGGTATCATGACTAAAGCCTGTTGATTTCACTTGGTCTACTCTAAGTTAGTTGGATACTGCTCTTTGACTTGTTTCCCATTTCATAAGCTATTGTTTGCCATATAAGGCTGTTGTAGGCTGTAGTAGCAGTAGAAAGTATCTTTTCCTGTGAATTGTAAGCACTCATATTACATAGTATGAATAGCCAATACTCTGGTCACTTCAGAATTTACAAAATAGCATGCTTAAGATTCGCAATAGCCTTTTAGAAAAACCATTTTCGCTACTGAATatttaatgttttggtttttattgtcTTCACAGGTTTTAATACCACAACAAATGTAGTTATTTTGGCAGGCACCAACAGGCCAGATATCCTGGACCCTGCACTTATGAGGCCAGGACGTTTTGATAGACAGATCTTCATTGGTAAGTTATCTTGGTAGACAACTTTGACCTCATAAAGATGTCAACTCAAAACTACGAGAACAGAGAGGAGATGTTAGCTAAAGCTGGTCAGTGGGACTATtagaaagcagaaatgtttgcaatTGTAAAGTtaattgcttttttctttaaactcTTCAAGGGCTGCCAGATATAAAGGGAAGAGCATCTATTTTCAAAGTTCATCTTAGGCCCCTGAAGTTGGATATTAGCTTGAATAGAGATAATTTAGCACGAAAACTTGCATCACTTACTCCTGGATTTTCAGGTAGGTGATCTTTTACTCCTGTGTAATTGGTACATTTCTAGAAGTATTATTTTCTCGTTTCTATGAGGAAATTGTGATAACAGATTGGAGGTGGACTGAGGTTAGCTCTATATCTACTGCAGAATTTGCATGATTTGTAATAGATCAGCAAGGGTTTCTGTTTCCCCATtatttaataatagcaataacaagACTACTCCCTGCCACCCTAAAATGTGCAGCTTTGTGGGAACTTTAGTTATTGTGCTTGATTGCATATCTAGTTATCCTCATTGTGTTAAGTGATGGATGTTATTTTTGGAAATGGCTCTGTTTATTGTCTCCTCACTCCTTTCTTTTAGGTGCAGACATAGCAAATATATGCAATGAAGCTGCCTTAATTGCTGCACGACATCTTTTCGATGCTATAAACCAAAAACACTTTGAGCAAGCAATTGAACGAGTGATAGGAGGTGAGAGGGTAACCCTTTGTGATTACATTTCTTGCCGTGTTGTGGGTCAGTTCTTTTGTTCATCTCTTAATTTAATTGCTGTATACAAACAATAATCTTTTTTCCTGAttatggtggggaggggagaataatTTTAAGGAGCAAGTGCTCCATTATATCGAACAGTAAATATTTCTCACTTATTTGCAATAGTCGGTTAAGTGTGAGACCTAACTATCTCAAGTTGAGGAGGGGATGGAGGAAACCACAAATCTGTTGGCTCTAGGAGGCTATCTTATCACCAATTTGGAAATATGCACCTCAGTAGTAAAGATTTCGGTTTTTTAAATCAAAGGTTTGGAAAAGAAGACACAAGTATTGCAACCAGAGGAGAAAAAGACAGTAGCGTATCATGAAGCTGGCCACGCAGTTGCTGGGTGGTTTCTGGAACATGCTGATCCACTTTTGAAGGTATGTTGTCTTAGCAAGATGCTTGCTGTACAGTGATCACATTTGGATAATCAGAGTTTGGCTTAGTAAGTTTAGGTATGAACTAGCCTTTTCACTTCACACACAGACCCTTCATTCTTTGCTTTGCAGCATGATTAATCGAGTCCCTTAACCTTGGTTTCCCatttcatccaaaccaggaaGCTATGGTAACTACCCgccccatagggcgcactggaccatagggcgcacctcatttttagaggaggaaacaagaaaaaaaatatttttatggttttcctcctctaaaagccctgtttttttgagggtcagctaaaagttttgcagctttttttgcaaagggaaaacccctggtttttttgtttttgttttttttgaggatcagctaaaagttttgcagcttttttgcaaagggagaaaagcaaagaggaaaagccccatttttatgaggttcaaatcacatttctgcagcttctgaaggaaagggagccatttctacagtttccagacagataatctaatcagccagtcacatgtcactggggaaacaaacaacctccctctgcagcacattcaacaaaggagggcggggctgaaagggagacgggactcttatctctctcccgatctcttgctgatcagctgctgagcggggtcctttcaacacccctttttctctttgtaaaataaaaagcactatctgcttttggcccctgggcaattcggctccaaggaccaccattcgctccataagacgcacagatatttccccttaatttttaggagggaaaaagtgtgtcttatggagcaaaaaatacggtagctttGGAATAAGTCAGGATATTAAAACACTTGGTTAAATGCTGGGTTTATATTAGCCTGGCTTATTCCGAAGCTGGTAACCACAGCCTCTTAGTttggacaaaatggaaaattatgGTTAATTACAAGCTTCTAGGTATTagaagaagttaaaaaaaaagtgcttgcACTGTAACTGGGATATGTGTGCAGGCAAAAGGCTTATTAACCTGAGGTCTGAATTGTGTCATTTTCTTCAACTGGTAAATGTTAAAAGATTATCATCTTCAGATTAGAAAAAAATTGTGGGTTGTTGGTTTTAAATGGATATTTTAGCCACTGCTTAAAGAAGATATTGTGGGATGTGTTCTGAATCATGAGCCAGGACCCACAAGGGATCTTAGCCACAGCAATCTTCCTTAACTAGTGGTTCAGAAACTGATAGGAAAGTGTATTCAAGAAGAAACTTCACAACTACAATCAAGGATCTCACAAAGGTTTGCACATGGCTGCATTCCAGCTCAGTTCTTAAGAGCTAAGTATATGCAGAATTTTGTGTCTTTCTCAGGCCTGCAGCTGCATTACCAGGAGTCATCCTTAGATAAATGGAATCTCAGTTCTGCTTAGAGATCAGGGTACATTCTAGCATTTcagcttccttccagcaactacGCTAATCAGAATTAGCATAGCAATCAGAAAGGAGGAACAAAGTATATTCTATCTCACTTCCACACCAGTTGTTGCCACTACTTTGAATTATGGGAAACGTCTGTGCTTCCTACTTAGCTGTCCGGGAAAAGcaaaaattaatattatttattgaatttcctaGCAGAGGAGTTCTGCTAGCTTCATACCCTCCCCAACCACCTCTGTGATACTTGCACATTGATGATAATTCTATGCCATCAACCTTGGCTTGATTCATGGAGCATTTTGGGGTCTGCTGTAACAGTAGTTTAGACAAACCCTTTTCCCCAAGTCAGTCAAGTTTGTGGCTGCCATTAGCTGTTTGCATGTGTTTCAGCTGGAATAAGCTAGATTGTTtaagttaaatatttttttcttcccttgcaCCAAGGTATCTATCATTCCTCGTGGCAAAGGATTGGGTTATGCTCAGTACTTGCCGAAAGAGCAGTATCTTTACACCAAAGAGCAGCTGCTTGACAGGATGTGCATGACTCTGGGTGGGCGCGTATCAGAACAAATCTTCTTTGGAAAAATTACAACAGGGGCCCAAGATGATCTAAGGAAAGTTACTCAGAGTGCATATGCTCAGGTTTGTATGCCTCTCAACAAc from Lacerta agilis isolate rLacAgi1 chromosome 7, rLacAgi1.pri, whole genome shotgun sequence includes the following:
- the AFG3L2 gene encoding AFG3-like protein 2 isoform X1; protein product: MAHRCLWLSRGCCRRSPGGIPGAQRLLWGQGPATPSRYLRLLHDHVTTQVPTNRSNVLASVIAVYRKLFSQPPKGFEKYFPDEKKPNETKGSEGETKDVKQASSQRPSRTNSGGGGGGSSGGGGKKGGKKEDTSWWSRMQKGDFPWDDKEFRFYFMGTAIFWAFATYYVFFRNAGREITWKDFANNYLSKGVVDKLEVVNKRFVRVVFTPGKSPIDGQYVWFNIGSVDTFERNLETAQLEMGIEGENRIPVVYAAESDGSFLLSMLPTVLIVGFLLYTLRRGPSGMGRTGRGMGGLFSVGETTAKVLKDEIDVKFKDVAGCEEAKLEIMEFVNFLKNPKQYENLGAKIPKGAILTGPPGTGKTLLAKATAGEANVPFITVNGSEFLEMFVGVGPARVRDLFVLARKNAPCILFIDEIDAVGRKRGRGNFGGQSEQENTLNQLLVEMDGFNTTTNVVILAGTNRPDILDPALMRPGRFDRQIFIGLPDIKGRASIFKVHLRPLKLDISLNRDNLARKLASLTPGFSGADIANICNEAALIAARHLFDAINQKHFEQAIERVIGGLEKKTQVLQPEEKKTVAYHEAGHAVAGWFLEHADPLLKVSIIPRGKGLGYAQYLPKEQYLYTKEQLLDRMCMTLGGRVSEQIFFGKITTGAQDDLRKVTQSAYAQIVQFGMNDKVGQISFELPRQGDMVLEKPYSEATARLIDEEVRVLINSAYERTLSLLTEKKPEVEKVALQLLEKEVLDKSDMIEMLGPRPFAEKSTYEEFVEGTGSLDEDTSLPEGLKDWNKDREKEKEETTDEQIARQITGDMPF
- the AFG3L2 gene encoding AFG3-like protein 2 isoform X2; this encodes MVTLHDHVTTQVPTNRSNVLASVIAVYRKLFSQPPKGFEKYFPDEKKPNETKGSEGETKDVKQASSQRPSRTNSGGGGGGSSGGGGKKGGKKEDTSWWSRMQKGDFPWDDKEFRFYFMGTAIFWAFATYYVFFRNAGREITWKDFANNYLSKGVVDKLEVVNKRFVRVVFTPGKSPIDGQYVWFNIGSVDTFERNLETAQLEMGIEGENRIPVVYAAESDGSFLLSMLPTVLIVGFLLYTLRRGPSGMGRTGRGMGGLFSVGETTAKVLKDEIDVKFKDVAGCEEAKLEIMEFVNFLKNPKQYENLGAKIPKGAILTGPPGTGKTLLAKATAGEANVPFITVNGSEFLEMFVGVGPARVRDLFVLARKNAPCILFIDEIDAVGRKRGRGNFGGQSEQENTLNQLLVEMDGFNTTTNVVILAGTNRPDILDPALMRPGRFDRQIFIGLPDIKGRASIFKVHLRPLKLDISLNRDNLARKLASLTPGFSGADIANICNEAALIAARHLFDAINQKHFEQAIERVIGGLEKKTQVLQPEEKKTVAYHEAGHAVAGWFLEHADPLLKVSIIPRGKGLGYAQYLPKEQYLYTKEQLLDRMCMTLGGRVSEQIFFGKITTGAQDDLRKVTQSAYAQIVQFGMNDKVGQISFELPRQGDMVLEKPYSEATARLIDEEVRVLINSAYERTLSLLTEKKPEVEKVALQLLEKEVLDKSDMIEMLGPRPFAEKSTYEEFVEGTGSLDEDTSLPEGLKDWNKDREKEKEETTDEQIARQITGDMPF